In one bacterium genomic region, the following are encoded:
- a CDS encoding methylcrotonoyl-CoA carboxylase, producing the protein MSRINSTLNTSSKDFKDNLKSYGALSEELQSKLQTARSPETTKDLERLASRNKKTTFERVSLLVDPGTDILELNPFAGADMYEGLPPGSGIYTCIGTVGGQTSMIVANNPSVKGGTYFPTTIKKHLRAQEIALENHLPCFYLVDSGGAFLPLQAEVFPDRYHFGRIFYHQAQMSSRGIPQISVVLGSCTAGGAYVPAMSEQTVMVKGNGTIFLGGPPLVKAATGEEISAEALGGAEVHTKISGVSDYMAETEEEALTIARRAARSFGHKTTQYLAPDRSPTAPAYDPQELYGIVGADIKRSFSALEVLARLLDESRFDEFKPDYATTIKCGFGHIEGFLVGVVINDGILFSESALKATHFIELCNERGVPLIFMHNIAGFMVGKDAEHGGIAKHGAKMVTAVATSWVPKLSLIIGGSFGAGNYAMCGRAYEPRFLFSWPNSRISVMGGQQAANVLATVRSDKETPESEFKAQIVKKYETEGSPYYASARLWDDGIIDPLMTRHTLALALGACRVEPENKGRFGVFRM; encoded by the coding sequence ATGTCACGAATCAATTCAACCCTCAACACCTCATCCAAAGATTTTAAAGATAACTTAAAATCTTACGGCGCCCTGTCCGAAGAATTACAAAGTAAACTACAAACCGCACGCTCCCCGGAAACGACAAAAGACCTCGAACGACTCGCTTCACGCAATAAAAAAACAACCTTCGAAAGAGTCTCACTCCTAGTTGACCCAGGCACAGACATTTTGGAATTAAATCCTTTTGCTGGCGCCGATATGTATGAAGGCCTTCCTCCAGGTTCGGGCATCTACACTTGCATCGGCACAGTTGGCGGTCAAACTTCAATGATCGTCGCCAATAATCCATCCGTCAAAGGCGGCACCTACTTCCCCACTACGATCAAAAAACATCTACGCGCTCAAGAAATCGCCTTAGAAAATCATCTGCCCTGCTTTTACCTCGTCGATAGCGGCGGAGCATTTCTCCCACTACAAGCTGAAGTCTTTCCTGACCGCTATCACTTCGGAAGAATTTTTTACCATCAGGCTCAAATGAGCTCACGTGGCATTCCACAAATCTCAGTCGTGCTTGGATCTTGCACTGCAGGTGGTGCTTATGTGCCAGCCATGAGCGAGCAAACCGTAATGGTCAAAGGTAACGGCACTATTTTCCTTGGCGGCCCCCCACTCGTTAAAGCTGCAACTGGCGAAGAAATCTCTGCAGAAGCACTCGGTGGAGCAGAAGTGCACACTAAAATCAGTGGTGTTTCCGATTACATGGCTGAAACCGAAGAAGAAGCGCTGACAATCGCTAGGCGCGCCGCACGAAGCTTTGGCCACAAAACCACGCAGTATTTGGCCCCCGACAGAAGCCCGACTGCCCCTGCTTACGACCCACAGGAACTTTATGGAATTGTTGGAGCTGACATTAAAAGAAGTTTTTCTGCACTCGAGGTACTCGCACGACTACTCGATGAGTCACGCTTTGATGAATTTAAACCCGATTACGCGACAACCATTAAGTGCGGCTTCGGTCACATCGAGGGATTCCTAGTCGGGGTTGTGATCAACGACGGAATCTTATTTAGCGAGTCAGCACTAAAAGCTACGCACTTCATTGAGTTATGTAACGAACGCGGCGTGCCCTTGATTTTTATGCACAACATCGCCGGCTTTATGGTTGGTAAAGATGCCGAACATGGCGGCATTGCCAAGCACGGAGCAAAGATGGTTACTGCAGTAGCCACTTCTTGGGTTCCAAAGCTTAGCTTAATCATCGGCGGTTCTTTCGGTGCCGGCAATTATGCCATGTGCGGTAGAGCCTATGAACCCCGCTTTCTATTTAGTTGGCCAAACTCCAGAATCTCCGTGATGGGCGGACAACAGGCTGCAAACGTGCTGGCAACGGTGCGGTCAGACAAAGAAACTCCGGAGAGCGAGTTTAAAGCACAGATTGTTAAGAAATACGAAACCGAAGGTAGCCCTTATTACGCCTCGGCACGGTTATGGGATGATGGAATTATCGATCCCTTAATGACAAGGCATACACTGGCGCTGGCGCTTGGAGCTTGTAGAGTTGAGCCAGAAAATAAAGGCAGGTTTGGGGTGTTTCGAATGTAA
- a CDS encoding HEAT repeat domain-containing protein, translating into MTDDNEDNPWDTVDKIFEFSLRYEQEGKPTPEVVEVAKSISSDEDEYWGIICALRHRSTDDDFNYVKSLIQSSIDKEREIGADILGIFGSPKPIRHDECVDLLVPLLDDLSSDVVDAALMSLGHLSDIKAMDKVLTFINDPDPGRRQSVSHAIGSLEDQRAINSLIILTRDENRDVRNWATFHLGFYSSEHEAFKNKNTPEVQQALLDRTTEEDEEIRGEAILGLASRKHPLARELILKELQTDEIMTYAFEAAEELGDTTLIPALEAYRARHTPEQLSGYYVDCLGNAIKALKEQEEIQKK; encoded by the coding sequence ATGACTGACGATAACGAAGATAATCCATGGGATACTGTCGACAAAATATTTGAATTTTCACTTCGTTACGAGCAAGAAGGAAAACCTACACCAGAAGTAGTCGAAGTTGCTAAATCGATTAGCTCTGATGAAGACGAATATTGGGGAATAATTTGTGCCCTACGTCATCGATCCACAGATGACGATTTTAATTATGTAAAAAGCCTCATTCAATCATCTATCGATAAAGAGCGTGAGATAGGAGCAGATATTTTAGGTATTTTTGGTTCGCCCAAACCAATCCGCCATGACGAATGTGTAGATTTATTAGTGCCATTACTAGACGATCTATCATCTGACGTCGTAGACGCTGCTTTAATGTCTCTGGGCCATCTCAGCGACATTAAAGCAATGGACAAAGTTCTTACATTTATAAATGATCCAGATCCCGGAAGAAGGCAATCTGTATCACATGCTATCGGCTCTCTCGAGGATCAACGAGCTATTAACAGCTTAATAATTTTAACTCGAGATGAAAACCGTGATGTTAGAAATTGGGCAACTTTTCATTTAGGATTCTATTCGTCTGAACACGAAGCTTTCAAAAATAAAAATACTCCTGAAGTACAACAAGCACTTTTGGACCGTACTACTGAAGAAGATGAAGAAATACGTGGAGAAGCAATCCTAGGCTTAGCTTCGAGAAAGCATCCGTTGGCTCGAGAGTTAATTTTGAAGGAATTACAAACTGATGAAATTATGACGTACGCTTTTGAGGCTGCTGAAGAGCTCGGTGACACAACTCTCATACCCGCATTAGAAGCATACCGGGCAAGACATACCCCTGAGCAATTGAGCGGTTACTACGTTGATTGCTTGGGCAACGCGATCAAGGCGCTGAAGGAACAAGAAGAAATTCAGAAAAAGTAA
- a CDS encoding proline dehydrogenase family protein, with amino-acid sequence MTTESNQIETRVQEIGKAIFSYAQSQTPSVFNAEFYTGKLIGWAMEDEEFKINLFRFVDVLPTLRDSSAIIRHAQEYFKPVAHRIPGLLRWGLDINPDSLAAKLSAQLVKSQIKGMAERFILGETPEESLSALRKIRKAGMAFTVDLLGEATLSEEESEEYFNRYLTLLETLAEHVPSWPEAKSLIPGHFGEETAINVSVKLSALYSQSGPLNYEESLNYLSDRLGRIMRKASEIGAYVFVDMEDTKFTDLTIDVVKKTLSTGELSTYARAGFVLQAYLKRTEADVRGIIDWAKKRGTTIGVRLVKGAYWDTEKMLAEQNGWEPPVFEEKSATDANYEKLTGLLLSNTEVIFPAFASHNIRSLSVAAATAEVLGVPKTKFELQSLYGMAEPIKEAFLKQGYLIREYAPIGKLIPGMGYLVRRLLENTSNEGFLRLGFHEHEKAEVLLKKPDPKKTDYLQPKFAEFENVPAIDFSLSTERIKLQNAITALQTTIAKKPIQIHPILGGKDLKSDKVINSTAPDHIKQVVAHAHLANRNQAEEAIKRLQSFFPSWRKTPVEERAQILERTAEIISNKRAEFMAITILEAGKPWVEADKDIAEAIDFLRFYAKEARKLFTPERLGHYPAELNHYLQEPRGVTVVIGPWNFPVAIPCGMFAAALVTGNTALLKPSQHTPWCAEAIFRAFLEAGLPPEAAAFMPCSGAEVGSLMVTHQDVTTMVFTGSREVGLEIIEKASHVSRGQNHIKRVIAELGGKNAMIVDEDADLDEAIKGVIYSAFGYVGQKCSACSRVYVVGSAYDEFIDRISQALTSLVVGPASDPGTFIGPVISSEAQARINAIIESAKKDCKLVAQLKLPQTLTSTGSYVAPAIFTDIPAGHQLLTEEIFGPVLAVAKAKSFTVAIDLANNSDYALTGAVFSRSPQNLQYAREEFRVGNLYINRHSTGALVYRQPFGGFKMSGVGSKAGGPDYLAQFTVPRAISENTMRRGFAPVE; translated from the coding sequence GTGACCACAGAAAGCAACCAAATTGAAACCCGCGTGCAAGAAATCGGCAAAGCTATTTTCTCTTACGCCCAATCGCAAACCCCCTCAGTCTTTAATGCTGAGTTTTATACCGGCAAGCTCATCGGCTGGGCGATGGAAGATGAGGAATTTAAAATCAACCTCTTTCGCTTCGTTGACGTGCTACCCACTCTTCGAGATTCAAGCGCAATCATCCGCCACGCTCAAGAATATTTTAAGCCAGTCGCCCACCGTATCCCCGGTCTTTTACGCTGGGGACTTGATATCAATCCTGATTCACTAGCGGCAAAGCTTAGTGCGCAACTTGTCAAATCACAAATCAAAGGCATGGCTGAACGCTTTATCCTCGGCGAAACGCCAGAAGAATCCCTGAGTGCGTTGCGAAAAATTAGGAAAGCCGGCATGGCTTTTACCGTTGATTTACTTGGCGAAGCAACGCTAAGCGAAGAAGAATCAGAAGAATATTTTAACCGCTACCTAACTTTACTTGAAACACTCGCTGAGCATGTCCCAAGCTGGCCCGAGGCAAAGTCGTTAATCCCCGGACACTTCGGTGAAGAAACGGCGATTAACGTTTCAGTTAAACTCTCCGCACTCTATTCGCAATCTGGGCCTTTAAATTACGAAGAAAGTCTAAACTATCTCTCCGACAGACTCGGGCGCATTATGCGTAAAGCTAGTGAAATTGGCGCTTACGTGTTTGTCGACATGGAAGATACAAAATTCACTGACCTAACAATTGACGTCGTCAAGAAAACTCTCTCAACAGGCGAGCTGAGCACTTATGCTCGCGCAGGTTTTGTGCTCCAAGCATACTTAAAACGCACTGAAGCTGACGTGCGTGGAATTATTGACTGGGCAAAAAAACGGGGCACTACAATTGGCGTGCGCTTGGTTAAGGGCGCTTACTGGGATACAGAAAAAATGCTCGCCGAGCAAAACGGCTGGGAGCCTCCTGTCTTCGAAGAAAAATCTGCAACCGATGCAAACTATGAAAAGCTCACTGGACTTTTACTTTCCAACACCGAAGTAATCTTTCCTGCGTTTGCTTCACATAACATTCGTTCGCTTTCCGTTGCTGCAGCAACGGCAGAAGTCTTAGGAGTGCCAAAAACTAAGTTTGAATTACAGTCACTCTACGGCATGGCCGAGCCGATCAAAGAAGCTTTTCTTAAGCAAGGTTATTTGATCCGCGAATATGCACCCATCGGCAAACTGATCCCAGGCATGGGATACTTAGTGCGACGCTTACTAGAGAATACCTCCAACGAAGGATTTTTACGTCTCGGGTTTCATGAACATGAAAAAGCTGAGGTGCTACTAAAAAAGCCCGACCCGAAAAAAACTGATTACCTGCAGCCAAAATTTGCAGAATTTGAAAATGTCCCGGCAATTGACTTTTCTCTATCCACAGAGCGGATAAAACTTCAAAACGCAATCACTGCACTCCAGACTACGATCGCTAAAAAACCCATACAAATTCACCCGATCCTTGGAGGAAAAGATTTAAAATCAGACAAAGTTATTAATTCAACCGCTCCAGATCATATCAAGCAAGTTGTCGCTCATGCCCATCTTGCTAATCGTAACCAGGCCGAAGAAGCAATTAAACGTCTCCAATCTTTTTTCCCGAGCTGGCGCAAAACTCCAGTTGAAGAGCGCGCTCAAATCCTCGAACGTACTGCTGAGATTATCAGCAATAAACGCGCAGAATTCATGGCGATTACCATTCTCGAAGCTGGAAAACCTTGGGTCGAAGCGGATAAGGACATTGCTGAAGCAATCGACTTTTTACGTTTCTACGCTAAGGAGGCGCGCAAACTTTTCACACCTGAACGCCTTGGACATTACCCAGCAGAACTCAACCACTACCTCCAAGAACCTCGCGGAGTGACTGTGGTGATTGGACCTTGGAACTTCCCTGTCGCGATTCCCTGCGGGATGTTTGCCGCGGCGCTTGTTACTGGAAATACTGCGCTACTTAAGCCCTCACAACATACCCCCTGGTGCGCAGAAGCAATCTTTAGGGCCTTCCTCGAAGCGGGTCTTCCGCCTGAAGCTGCGGCATTTATGCCTTGCTCTGGGGCTGAAGTTGGGTCGCTGATGGTTACACATCAAGATGTTACGACAATGGTATTTACGGGTTCGCGTGAAGTTGGACTAGAAATTATCGAAAAGGCAAGTCATGTTTCTCGTGGACAAAATCACATCAAGCGCGTGATTGCTGAACTTGGCGGCAAAAATGCGATGATTGTCGATGAGGATGCAGATCTTGACGAGGCTATTAAAGGCGTAATCTATTCTGCCTTTGGCTATGTTGGTCAAAAGTGTAGCGCTTGCTCACGCGTCTATGTCGTGGGCTCAGCTTATGATGAATTTATTGATCGCATTTCCCAAGCCCTGACTAGTTTAGTTGTTGGCCCGGCAAGCGATCCCGGAACATTCATCGGCCCGGTGATTAGCAGTGAAGCACAAGCGCGCATTAACGCTATAATTGAGAGTGCAAAGAAAGATTGTAAATTAGTCGCCCAGCTCAAACTCCCACAAACGCTTACGAGCACGGGCTCATACGTCGCTCCAGCAATTTTCACGGACATTCCCGCTGGGCATCAATTGCTTACCGAAGAAATTTTTGGACCAGTGCTTGCTGTCGCTAAAGCTAAAAGCTTTACTGTGGCAATTGATCTAGCAAATAACTCCGACTACGCCTTAACTGGGGCAGTCTTTAGCCGTAGCCCACAAAATCTCCAGTATGCACGCGAAGAATTCCGCGTAGGAAATCTCTACATCAATCGCCATTCGACAGGAGCACTGGTTTATCGCCAACCTTTTGGTGGCTTCAAAATGTCAGGAGTAGGCTCAAAAGCTGGTGGCCCGGATTATCTCGCTCAGTTTACCGTGCCCCGGGCAATTTCTGAAAACACCATGCGCCGTGGCTTTGCACCGGTTGAGTAG
- a CDS encoding response regulator: MAFEDDEKIIRVGDSFQDSFNRIRLLIEAGEDPQAIYQAVASSAASLPGVTSVSIFLPEEAKDDFLRTSVVAQSGKFEIPPPSSALFKNPEDTLAVNAQHPIQYFDIVNTGSPVGSLAVALEKNVSTETLSNLSILAHLCSSSFQAQRLNSTLHHYMDRLDVLNQFMQLLISHPGLHRTVKLIAREVAFRVGADSAICLLNSGDNENFEPVGIYGQKPEMLPRSFSMSHPLLGYALKTGRILSVPDISTQTHYGLSFLGDIGVVSACCARVEFRGTLLAALIVGFKQPRRLSERDSTLFDEFSRGAAIAIANAQAQERLTTYAEKLESLVQERTADLAVQMGRVEEESRAKSHFVANVSHEFRTPLTAIIGYSTVLADGVFGPVTDKQRDALLSIGRSSQHLKELIDDILNIARIESGKEDPKPARIELQKILEQSHKLMVQSAQGKGITLEPLVLDQGLSKEALWIDPRHIRQILINFLSNAIKYTPSGGIVRVEAQIMSDKIRIGVRDTGVGIPRNQVEKIFSRFERGTDSYSEKQTGTGLGLALTKRLVEINGGTIGFESEVNRGSFFWALVPRAADQEDAVNQPAVQAVVESGIQEKLAGLSILVVDDNELTCEVLKTIIHNAGGTAHTAFSVGEARRLVDDTPVDIALVDLAMPGESGLNLIDYIRTHTAPQTNTLPVIVVSACAFPTDQEKAVEHGASLFIPKPFQPHDIVTAIRDQVTSNVLTNSGKFKISL, translated from the coding sequence ATGGCGTTTGAGGATGACGAAAAAATTATTCGTGTCGGTGATTCCTTTCAGGATTCATTTAACCGTATTCGTCTGCTCATCGAAGCTGGCGAAGATCCACAAGCAATCTATCAAGCTGTTGCTTCCTCGGCGGCAAGTTTGCCGGGAGTAACAAGTGTCAGTATTTTCCTTCCCGAAGAAGCCAAGGACGATTTCCTCAGGACTTCAGTCGTTGCGCAAAGTGGCAAATTCGAAATCCCTCCTCCAAGTTCGGCACTCTTTAAAAATCCTGAAGATACGCTTGCGGTTAACGCGCAACATCCAATTCAATATTTTGACATTGTCAATACAGGTTCTCCTGTCGGGTCACTTGCAGTAGCATTAGAAAAAAATGTTAGCACAGAGACCTTAAGTAACTTATCAATTCTTGCCCACCTCTGCAGTAGCTCTTTTCAAGCCCAGCGCTTGAATTCAACACTACATCACTACATGGATCGTTTAGACGTGTTGAATCAGTTCATGCAATTACTAATTTCACATCCTGGCCTACACCGCACAGTTAAACTAATCGCGCGCGAAGTTGCCTTTCGCGTTGGAGCAGATTCGGCAATTTGTCTACTGAACTCAGGCGATAATGAAAATTTTGAACCCGTAGGCATTTACGGTCAAAAACCAGAAATGCTTCCACGGTCATTCTCTATGAGTCACCCACTCTTAGGCTATGCCCTAAAGACTGGGCGAATTCTTTCTGTTCCTGACATTAGCACGCAGACTCACTACGGCTTGTCTTTTCTCGGCGATATTGGCGTTGTCTCAGCCTGCTGCGCGCGCGTAGAATTCCGTGGCACTTTACTTGCTGCACTTATTGTAGGCTTTAAGCAACCGCGACGTTTAAGTGAGAGAGACTCGACACTTTTTGACGAATTTAGCCGCGGCGCGGCAATTGCAATTGCTAACGCTCAAGCACAAGAACGCCTCACAACTTACGCCGAAAAACTTGAATCATTAGTACAAGAACGCACCGCAGATTTGGCCGTGCAGATGGGACGGGTTGAAGAAGAGAGTCGTGCCAAGAGTCATTTTGTCGCAAACGTCAGCCACGAATTTAGAACTCCGCTTACAGCAATTATTGGCTATTCGACAGTTCTAGCCGATGGTGTCTTTGGTCCAGTTACAGACAAGCAGCGCGATGCTTTGCTTTCAATTGGGCGCTCCAGTCAACATCTGAAGGAACTAATTGATGATATTTTAAACATTGCACGAATTGAATCGGGCAAAGAAGATCCTAAGCCGGCGCGCATTGAATTGCAGAAAATTCTTGAACAAAGCCACAAACTGATGGTGCAATCAGCGCAAGGTAAAGGGATCACGCTTGAGCCGCTTGTTCTCGACCAGGGCCTGAGCAAAGAAGCACTCTGGATTGACCCGCGTCACATTCGACAGATCTTAATTAACTTCCTATCTAATGCAATTAAATATACCCCAAGCGGCGGTATCGTTCGCGTTGAAGCTCAAATTATGAGCGATAAAATTCGTATCGGTGTGCGCGATACGGGCGTTGGAATCCCACGGAATCAGGTCGAAAAAATCTTTTCACGTTTTGAACGTGGTACTGATAGCTATAGTGAAAAGCAAACTGGAACCGGACTTGGACTAGCGTTGACAAAACGCCTCGTTGAAATAAACGGTGGAACAATCGGCTTTGAAAGTGAAGTCAATCGCGGTTCATTCTTCTGGGCGCTTGTGCCCCGCGCAGCAGATCAAGAAGATGCGGTAAATCAACCCGCCGTACAAGCGGTAGTTGAAAGTGGTATCCAAGAAAAACTAGCAGGCTTAAGTATTCTCGTTGTCGATGACAATGAACTAACCTGCGAAGTGCTCAAAACTATTATTCATAACGCTGGTGGCACGGCACACACTGCATTCTCTGTCGGAGAAGCACGGCGTTTAGTTGATGATACTCCGGTCGATATCGCTCTGGTCGATCTAGCAATGCCCGGAGAAAGCGGCCTTAACCTAATTGATTACATTCGCACGCACACAGCTCCACAAACCAATACTTTACCAGTAATTGTAGTCAGTGCCTGCGCTTTTCCAACCGACCAAGAAAAAGCAGTCGAGCATGGAGCTTCACTCTTTATTCCAAAACCATTTCAGCCGCATGATATCGTTACTGCGATTCGCGATCAGGTAACTTCCAACGTACTTACCAACTCAGGAAAATTTAAAATTAGTTTATGA